The following are encoded in a window of Carya illinoinensis cultivar Pawnee chromosome 15, C.illinoinensisPawnee_v1, whole genome shotgun sequence genomic DNA:
- the LOC122296362 gene encoding dihydropyrimidine dehydrogenase (NADP(+)), chloroplastic-like has translation MASLSLNQIRGKNSAPDFARTRSRTTWARPSRVGFKLFASSESPAEPDLSVTVNGLRMPNPFVIGSGPPGTNYTVMKRAFDEGWGAVIAKTVSLDAAKVINVTPRYARLRAGANGSAKGQIIGWENIELISDRPLETMLKEFKQLKEEYPDRILIASIMEEYDKAAWEELIDRVEQTGIDAIEINFSCPHGMPERKMGAAVGQDCVLLEEVCGWINAKATVPVWAKMTPNITDITQPARVALTSGCEGISAINTIMSVMGINLDTLRPEPCVEGYSTPGGYSSKAVHPIALAKVMNIAKMIKSEFGDKDFSLSAIGGVEEGGDAAEFILLGADTVQVCTGVMMHGYGLVKKLCADLKDFMKAHNFSSIEDFRGTSLQYFTTHTELVQRQQEAIQQRKATRKGLKSDKDWTGDGFVKESESMVSN, from the exons ATGGCGTCCCTTAGTTTGAATCAGATCAGGGGAAAGAACTCGGCCCCTGACTTCGCCAGGACTCGTTCGAGGACCACCTGGGCTCGCCCGAGTAGAGTTGGGTTTAAGTTGTTTGCGTCTTCGGAGTCTCCGGCGGAGCCCGATCTTAGTGTGACTGTCAATGGCTTGCGTATGCCCAATCCCTTCGTTATTGGGTCGGGTCCTCCGGGGACTAACTACACCGTCATGAAGAGGGCCTTTGATGAGGGCTGGGGTGCTGTGATTGCCAAAACT GTGTCACTAGATGCTGCCAAAGTTATAAATGTGACTCCTCGGTATGCCCGTCTACGAGCAGGTGCAAATGGCTCTGCCAAAGGACAAATTATTGGGTGGGAGAACATAGAACTCATAAGTGATCGACCTCTTGAAACAATGTTGAAAGAATTCAAGCAATTGAAAGAAGAGTATCCAGATAGGATTCTTATTGCTTCAATTATGGAAGAGTATGACAAAGCTGCTTGGGAGGAACTCATTGACAGGGTCGAGCAAACTGGAATT GATGCCATAGAAATCAACTTCTCGTGTCCCCATGGTATGCCAGAGCGCAAAATGGGTGCTGCAGTCGGGCAGGATTGTGTCCTTTTAGAAGAGGTTTGTGGATGGATAAATGCGAAAGCTACAGTTCCTGTTTGGGCCAAGATGACTCCGAACATCACCGACATAACACAG CCAGCCAGGGTAGCTCTGACATCAGGATGCGAGGGGATATCTGCTATTAACACAATCATGAGTGTAATGGGAATAAATCTCGACACCTTACGCCCAGAGCCTTGTGTTGAGGG ATACTCAACTCCTGGGGGCTACTCTTCGAAGGCAGTCCATCCTATTGCTCTTGCAAAAGTGATGAATATTGCAAAAATGATCAAGTCAGAATTTGGTGACAAGGACTTCTCGCTTTCTGCTATTGGAGGTGTTGAGGAAGGTGGTGATGCTGCAGAATTTATTCTTCTTGGAGCAGATACCGTTCAG GTCTGTACTGGGGTTATGATGCACGGGTATGGCCTTGTGAAGAAGCTATGTGCTGATCTGAAGGATTTTATGAAAGCGCACAACTTCTCGTCAATAGAAGATTTCAGGGG GACTTCTCTGCAGTATTTTACGACTCACACGGAGTTGGTACAAAGGCAACAAGAAGCAATTCAACAGAGGAAAGCTACAAGGAAAGGCTTGAAGTCTGATAAAGACTGGACAGGAGATGGCTTTGTGAAAGAGAGCGAGAGCATGGTTTCCAATTGA
- the LOC122296363 gene encoding mitogen-activated protein kinase kinase 9-like: protein MAVVRDRRHLNLRLPLSELSDHRPRFPLPFPPNTTTTSATTTFSAAISSCDLEKLQVLGHGNGGTVYKVRHKRTDDVYALKVVHGDSDPTLRRQVFREMEILRRTDSPHVVRCHGIFEKPSGDIAILMEYMNLGTLDSLLKSSHGTFSEPKLADVARQVLNGLNYLHGHKIIHRDLKPSNLLVNDKMEVKIADFGVSKIMCRTLDACNSYVGTCAYMSPERFDPDTYGGNYNGYAGDIWSLGLTLLELYLGHFPFLPPGQRPDWATLMCAICFGEPPSLPESASEVFRSFIQRCLQKESGQRWTVAQLLTHPFIRTTDPR from the coding sequence ATGGCTGTAGTTCGAGACCGACGCCATCTCAACCTTCGTCTCCCCCTTTCCGAGCTCTCAGACCACCGCCCACGTTTCCCTTTACCCTTTCCTCCTAATACCACGACCACCTCCGCCACCACGACCTTCTCTGCTGCCATCTCTTCCTGTGACCTCGAGAAGCTTCAAGTCCTAGGCCATGGCAACGGTGGCACCGTCTACAAGGTCCGCCACAAGCGTACCGACGACGTTTACGCTCTCAAGGTCGTTCACGGAGACTCCGACCCCACCCTCCGCCGTCAGGTTTTCCGTGAGATGGAGATCCTCCGCCGTACTGACTCCCCTCATGTCGTTCGCTGCCACGGGATATTCGAGAAGCCGTCCGGTGACATCGCGATTCTCATGGAGTATATGAATTTGGGCACTCTCGACTCGCTGCTCAAGAGTTCCCATGGTACTTTCTCCGAGCCCAAGCTTGCCGACGTTGCTCGCCAGGTTCTGAACGGTCTGAACTACCTCCACGGGCACAAGATCATCCACCGAGACCTTAAACCCTCCAACCTCTTGGTGAACGACAAGATGGAGGTGAAGATCGCCGATTTCGGAGTCAGCAAGATCATGTGCCGGACGCTGGACGCGTGCAATTCATACGTCGGTACCTGCGCCTACATGAGCCCCGAACGGTTCGACCCAGACACCTACGGCGGGAATTACAACGGTTACGCCGGCGACATATGGAGCTTGGGGCTGACCTTGTTGGAGTTGTACTTGGGCCATTTTCCGTTCCTGCCGCCTGGTCAGAGACCGGACTGGGCGACCCTGATGTGCGCGATCTGTTTCGGCGAGCCACCGAGCTTGCCGGAGAGCGCGTCGGAGGTGTTCCGTAGCTTTATCCAGCGTTGCTTGCAGAAGGAGTCCGGGCAGAGGTGGACGGTGGCACAACTTTTGACCCACCCGTTTATACGTACTACAGATCCGAGATGA